One stretch of Flavobacterium sp. 9 DNA includes these proteins:
- a CDS encoding helix-turn-helix transcriptional regulator has translation MEDQFIKTATLIGDPTRAAIMWTLLDGRAFTATELSIAVNTSPQNMSMHLGKLLEANLLSVEKQGRHKYYRFSNKEVAYVIEAMANLIPKPAIQSKKETENYPPIKYCRTCYDHLAGKIGVAVTDSLLNQKILVENKNNFEISSQGEKWFSDFGINIEEAQKQKRIFLKPCLDWSERRNHIAGSIGSLLFNKMINEDWLRRTKDSRAIIITGKGEKELLKYFNVVV, from the coding sequence ATGGAAGATCAATTTATAAAAACGGCAACTTTAATTGGCGATCCAACTCGTGCAGCAATTATGTGGACATTGCTTGACGGAAGAGCATTTACGGCCACAGAATTGTCAATTGCAGTAAATACGTCTCCACAAAATATGAGTATGCATTTGGGGAAACTTCTTGAAGCAAATTTACTTTCTGTAGAAAAGCAAGGACGTCATAAGTATTACAGATTTTCGAATAAAGAAGTCGCATACGTTATTGAAGCAATGGCGAATCTTATTCCGAAACCTGCAATTCAATCCAAAAAAGAAACCGAAAATTATCCTCCAATAAAATACTGCCGAACTTGCTACGATCATTTAGCAGGAAAAATTGGTGTCGCCGTAACTGATAGTTTGCTAAATCAAAAGATATTAGTAGAAAATAAAAATAATTTTGAAATCAGTTCTCAAGGAGAAAAGTGGTTTTCTGATTTTGGAATTAATATCGAAGAAGCCCAAAAGCAAAAACGAATATTCTTAAAACCTTGCCTGGATTGGAGCGAAAGAAGAAATCATATCGCGGGTTCGATCGGTTCGCTTTTATTCAATAAAATGATAAATGAAGATTGGCTCAGAAGAACAAAAGATTCAAGAGCAATAATCATCACAGGAAAAGGTGAGAAGGAATTGTTGAAGTATTTTAATGTAGTTGTTTAA
- a CDS encoding alpha/beta fold hydrolase → MGIKKGIRFITVKSVGQYINFLSYVRPQKAVELSYALFSQPRIGRLQKESLPKVLKNTETETFHHNEHHFQTYIWKGNETKILLVHGWESNASRWKKTLPHLQKSGSTIIAIDAPAHGQSSGKEFNVPLYAEFINKAVEKYQPTIIIGHSIGGAACVYHQYLFPNTSINKMVILGAPSELKTLINNYISMLSLNTKMFSLLESKFMSRFNFKLEDFSGQRFASEFNVAGLIAHDTSDKIVAFEEGQKIASNWKNSQFIETKGLGHGMHDDELYQKVIEFLFSS, encoded by the coding sequence TTGGGAATTAAAAAAGGAATTCGTTTCATTACAGTAAAATCGGTTGGACAATATATCAATTTCTTAAGTTATGTTCGTCCACAAAAAGCTGTCGAACTTTCATATGCTCTTTTTAGCCAACCCAGAATTGGCCGATTACAAAAAGAGAGTTTACCAAAAGTCCTGAAAAATACCGAAACAGAAACGTTTCATCACAACGAACATCATTTTCAGACTTATATCTGGAAAGGAAACGAAACCAAAATTCTACTTGTTCACGGATGGGAAAGTAATGCGTCACGCTGGAAAAAAACCTTACCACATCTTCAAAAATCAGGAAGTACAATCATTGCCATTGACGCACCTGCGCATGGTCAAAGCAGCGGCAAGGAATTTAATGTTCCACTTTATGCTGAATTCATTAATAAAGCAGTCGAAAAATATCAGCCTACAATTATTATTGGTCATTCTATTGGTGGCGCGGCTTGCGTTTATCACCAATATTTATTTCCAAATACCAGCATTAACAAAATGGTGATTTTAGGAGCTCCATCAGAATTGAAAACCTTAATTAATAATTACATTTCGATGTTAAGTCTGAATACGAAAATGTTTTCACTTTTAGAAAGTAAATTCATGAGTCGCTTCAACTTTAAACTGGAAGATTTCTCCGGACAAAGATTCGCCTCAGAATTTAATGTTGCGGGTTTAATTGCACACGATACTTCTGATAAAATAGTAGCTTTTGAAGAAGGACAGAAAATTGCCAGTAATTGGAAAAACAGTCAATTTATTGAAACCAAAGGTTTAGGTCACGGAATGCATGACGATGAATTGTATCAAAAGGTTATTGAGTTTTTGTTTTCTTCTTAA
- the lpxK gene encoding tetraacyldisaccharide 4'-kinase, with protein sequence MNLLRKILFPFAILYGFITSIRNFLFDKGILKSTSFDIPVIAVGNLSVGGTGKTPQIEYLIRLLSDQYKVATLSRGYKRKSEGFVLASSTSNAEILGDEPFQFYQKFPNIQVAVDADRTNGITQLLSHQEKPQVILLDDAYQHRKVKAGFYILLTSYGDLYADDFMLPTGNLRESRSGSNRANIIVVTKCPKDLSGEKQEEIRLKLKLSCSQQSYFTFIDYDDAIYGKEEKIAVNEIKNEPKLLLAGIAKPTPFFDYLKNEKDECLTFPDHHNFLDSDLDSIQNKAQNKKIITTEKDYVRLKDSKLVSQLYYLPIKSTFIKHQQNFDATILEYVKSNLEA encoded by the coding sequence ATGAACTTACTTCGAAAAATACTTTTTCCGTTTGCCATCTTATACGGATTCATTACTTCAATCAGGAATTTTCTTTTTGATAAAGGAATTCTGAAATCAACTTCATTTGATATTCCGGTTATTGCTGTTGGAAATCTGAGTGTTGGCGGAACTGGTAAAACTCCTCAAATCGAATATTTGATTCGGTTATTGTCTGATCAATATAAAGTTGCGACTTTAAGCCGCGGTTACAAACGAAAATCCGAAGGTTTTGTTTTGGCTAGTTCAACTTCAAATGCTGAAATTTTGGGAGATGAACCATTTCAATTTTATCAAAAGTTTCCAAATATTCAGGTTGCAGTCGATGCTGACAGAACAAACGGAATTACGCAATTGCTTTCACATCAAGAAAAACCTCAGGTAATTTTATTGGATGATGCTTACCAACATCGAAAGGTAAAAGCAGGTTTTTATATTTTACTGACTTCTTACGGTGATTTGTATGCCGATGATTTTATGCTTCCAACCGGAAATTTACGCGAAAGCAGAAGCGGATCAAATCGTGCCAATATCATTGTGGTAACAAAATGTCCAAAAGATTTATCAGGTGAAAAGCAAGAAGAAATCAGATTGAAACTGAAGCTTAGTTGTTCGCAGCAATCTTACTTTACATTCATTGATTATGATGATGCAATTTATGGCAAAGAAGAGAAAATCGCTGTAAATGAAATTAAAAATGAACCTAAATTGCTTTTGGCTGGAATCGCAAAACCAACACCGTTTTTTGATTATTTAAAAAATGAAAAAGATGAATGTCTGACTTTTCCGGATCATCATAATTTTTTAGATTCTGATTTAGATTCGATTCAGAATAAAGCGCAGAACAAAAAAATCATTACAACAGAGAAAGATTATGTGCGTTTAAAAGATTCTAAACTTGTTTCGCAATTGTATTATCTGCCAATAAAAAGTACGTTTATCAAACATCAGCAAAATTTTGACGCTACAATTTTGGAGTATGTTAAGTCAAACTTAGAAGCTTAA
- a CDS encoding zinc ribbon domain-containing protein, giving the protein MANTKELSVEDKLRAIYDLQLIDSRIDEIRNVRGELPLEVEDLEDEVAGLSTRSEKLKSELEVIEDLIKSKKNAIDEHKEVIKKYTKQQESVRNNREFNSLTKEVEFQELEIQLAEKQIKEMKASIEHKKEVISNLKEKLDAKSSHLKHKKNELDAIMAETQKEEIFLSEKSAEFSGQIEERLLAAYTRIRTSVRNGLAVVSIERGASAGSFFTIPPQTQVEIASRKKIITDEHSGRILVDSALAEEEKEKMEQLFSKF; this is encoded by the coding sequence ATGGCGAATACGAAAGAATTAAGTGTTGAGGACAAGTTAAGAGCAATATACGATTTACAGCTTATTGACTCTAGAATTGACGAAATCAGAAACGTAAGAGGAGAACTTCCTTTAGAAGTGGAAGATTTAGAAGATGAAGTTGCAGGTTTAAGCACTCGTTCAGAGAAACTGAAAAGTGAACTTGAAGTGATTGAGGATCTTATCAAATCGAAGAAAAACGCGATTGATGAGCACAAAGAGGTTATCAAAAAATACACAAAACAACAAGAATCAGTTCGTAATAACAGAGAATTTAATTCTTTGACTAAAGAGGTTGAATTTCAAGAATTAGAAATTCAATTGGCTGAAAAGCAAATCAAAGAAATGAAAGCTTCTATCGAGCATAAAAAAGAAGTTATTTCTAATTTAAAAGAAAAACTTGATGCTAAAAGCTCTCATTTAAAACATAAAAAAAATGAATTAGATGCGATCATGGCAGAAACTCAAAAAGAAGAAATCTTCTTATCTGAGAAATCAGCTGAGTTTTCAGGTCAAATCGAAGAAAGATTATTAGCTGCTTATACTAGAATCAGAACTAGTGTTCGTAATGGTTTAGCTGTAGTATCTATCGAAAGAGGTGCTTCTGCAGGATCATTCTTCACTATTCCGCCACAAACTCAAGTAGAAATCGCTTCTAGAAAGAAAATCATTACTGATGAGCACTCTGGAAGAATTTTGGTTGACAGCGCATTAGCTGAAGAAGAAAAAGAAAAAATGGAACAATTGTTCTCTAAATTCTAA
- a CDS encoding Nif3-like dinuclear metal center hexameric protein has protein sequence MKIKNIIEVLEEMAPLAYAEDFDNVGLLVGNAETESTGVLVCHDALENVIEEAIAKNCNLVVCFHPILFSGIKKITGKNYVERAILKAIKNDIAIYAVHTALDNHSAGVNKIFCDALGLTNTKVLIPKQSFIQKLVTYTIPDNSEKVRNAMFEAGAGTIGNYDNCSFNTEGFFTFKGNEDSNPVIGEKGKLHTGTEIKIEVVFEKHLQSKILKALFANHIYEEVAYEIYDLQNSHQNIGLGMIGEFETEMDEKEFLLFVKDKMIADGIRHSSFLGKKIKKLAVLGGSGSFAIKNAIMAGADAFLTADLKYHQFYEAENRLLLADIGHFESERYTKNYIVDYLRKKILNFAIILSEENTNPVKYL, from the coding sequence ATGAAAATCAAAAACATAATAGAAGTTCTTGAAGAAATGGCACCTTTGGCTTACGCCGAAGATTTTGACAATGTTGGACTTTTAGTCGGAAATGCTGAAACTGAAAGCACAGGAGTTTTAGTTTGTCACGATGCTTTAGAAAATGTAATTGAAGAAGCTATTGCTAAAAATTGCAATCTTGTGGTTTGCTTTCATCCTATTTTATTCTCGGGAATTAAAAAAATTACAGGCAAAAACTATGTTGAGCGTGCGATTTTGAAAGCTATTAAAAATGACATTGCCATTTATGCTGTTCATACCGCGCTTGATAATCATTCGGCTGGAGTTAATAAAATATTTTGTGATGCTTTAGGATTAACAAATACTAAAGTTTTAATTCCAAAACAAAGCTTCATCCAAAAATTAGTTACTTATACAATTCCGGATAATTCAGAAAAAGTACGTAATGCAATGTTTGAAGCCGGTGCAGGAACAATTGGTAATTATGACAACTGCAGTTTTAATACTGAAGGCTTTTTTACCTTTAAAGGAAATGAAGACAGTAATCCTGTAATTGGAGAAAAAGGAAAATTACATACCGGAACTGAAATTAAGATTGAAGTTGTTTTCGAAAAACACTTACAATCTAAAATTCTAAAAGCTCTTTTTGCAAATCATATTTATGAAGAAGTCGCTTATGAAATTTATGATCTTCAAAATTCGCATCAAAATATTGGATTGGGAATGATTGGGGAATTTGAAACTGAAATGGACGAAAAAGAGTTTCTGCTTTTTGTAAAAGATAAAATGATTGCCGATGGAATTCGTCATTCTTCCTTTCTTGGAAAAAAAATTAAGAAACTAGCCGTTTTGGGCGGTTCAGGAAGTTTTGCCATAAAAAATGCAATTATGGCTGGAGCCGATGCTTTTTTGACTGCCGATTTAAAATACCATCAGTTTTATGAAGCTGAAAACCGACTACTTTTAGCCGATATTGGTCATTTTGAGAGCGAACGCTATACAAAAAACTATATTGTTGATTATCTTCGAAAAAAAATCCTTAATTTTGCAATCATTTTATCAGAAGAAAATACAAATCCAGTTAAGTACTTATAG
- a CDS encoding DUF2683 family protein — MTTIKINERTKTGKAFMKMFEAFFKDLDGIEIVEMDSKKNKKKESYYSAEFIEKVKKAEENIKNGETTRLNPEDILGSLGIK; from the coding sequence ATGACTACAATAAAAATTAATGAGCGTACCAAAACGGGAAAGGCATTTATGAAAATGTTTGAAGCTTTTTTTAAAGATCTTGACGGTATTGAAATTGTCGAAATGGATTCAAAAAAAAACAAGAAAAAAGAAAGTTATTATTCTGCTGAATTTATTGAAAAAGTTAAAAAAGCAGAAGAAAATATTAAAAATGGCGAAACAACAAGATTAAATCCTGAAGATATATTGGGAAGTTTAGGAATAAAATAA